The window GGTCGGCGGGGCGGGGATCCAGGAGCCGGGACCGTGCCGGACCACGTACAGGCACTGGTCGAGTTCCGGTCGGAGCGGGTCACCGGGGCGGACCAGGAACATCCAACGCCCGCCCGGGGTGAGTGCGACCGGGCCGCGTACCTGGTCGTGGCCGGGGATGGTCACGCCGGGGTGGGGCCGGGAGGCGTCGAGTACGTGCTGGCCGAGGTACGCCGGCACCTCCAGGACGTCGAAGGTGTAGCCGGTGGCGAGCAGTACGGCGTGCGGCCGTACCCGCCACCAGGCGCCGACCCGGGCCGGGTCGGAACTGGCGGCTCCCTCCCACTCCTCCAGGGCGGGGTGGCAGCCGGTGGTGGGGCAGCCGGCCCGGCCGCAGACGAAGCGCTGCCGGTTGAGGAAGGCGCCGGGGGTCACCTCCCAGCCGTGCATGGCGTACCGGACGGCGACCCGCCTCAGGCGTACCCGTTCCAGGGTGGTCAGGCGGGTGATGGGCGGTCGGGTGGTCCCCCACATGGCACGCAGCTCCTCTCGGGGTCGATCAAGGTGAGATCGATGGAGTGGCACCGTCACCGGCGCCGGGCGTATTCGTTGCTCCTGGCATAAAGCCACTTGCAACTTGCATCGAAAAGTACGAGCACCAAACGGGGGTCAGACGCACAGAATGTGCGACCGGCACATAGCGAACAAAACGCACAATGGATCTCGTACGGCAACGAAGCGTACATCTGAAAAGTGAGCCCGATACATACCCGACAGAGCTCGACCGGCCCGGACCGCCGGCATGGCAAAGGGGAGGAACGGACGTGGACGAGCTGCCCATCGGGCGCCGCGTCGCCTATTGGCGTGGTCGACGCAAGTTGTCCCAGCAGGTCTTCGCCGACCGCCTCGGCAAGTCCAAGAGCTGGGTGGACAAGGTCGAACGCGGGGTACGCCGGCTGGACAAGTTCTCCGTCCTCTACGAGATCGCCGACGTGCTCACCATCGACGTACAGCTCCTGCTCGGCAAGGACCCGGAACGGCGTACCGATGCCCTGAACTGCATCGACGAGGTCGAGGTCGAGGAGATCCGGGCCGCACTGGAGCGGTACGTCTCGATGAGCAAGTACTTCGACGCGCAGGTGGTCCCGCCGCCCCTGCCGGAGTTCCGCAAGGCGGTCAGCCACGCCTGGCTGACGTACCAGTACGCGCGCTACGGCGTACTGACCCGGGCGCTGCCGAAGCTGCTGCGCGACGCGCAGGCGGCGGACGCGTACTACACCGGCGACGACGGGCAACTCGCCGCGAGCCTGCTCGGGCAGGTCTACCAGATCGCCTCGTCGGCCCTGCGCAAGCTGGGTGAGCACGAGCTGGCCTGGCTCGCCGCCGACCGCTCCATGGCCGTCTCCGTACGCGCCGACGACCAGTTGCTCGCCGGGGTGGCCACGTACCGGGTCGGCAACGCCCTGCTTGCCCTGGGCCGGGCCCGGTCGGCGCTGGAGGTCAACGTCAACATCGCCAACCGGCTCGCCCCCGGCGGCACCAACGGCGCCGACCCGGACCGGCTCTCGGTGTACGGCATGCTCCTGCTCCAGGGTGCGATGGCCGCCGCCCGGCTGGGCGACAACGCCACCGTCCGGGACCTGATCCGGGGCGCCGAGGAGGCGTCGAACGCGCTCGGCTCGGACCAGAACTACTACTGGACCAGTTTCGGTCCGACCAACCTGGAACTGCACCGGGCGGCGGCGGCGGTGGAGCTGGGTGAGGGCCGGCAGGCGGTCGAGACCCACGAGCAGCGGATCGACAAGCGGAGGTTCGCCGCCCTGCTCCCCGAGCGGCGGGCCCACCACCTGCTCGACATCGCCCGCGGCTTCGCCCAGATCGGGGACGTGAGCAGCGCGGGGGAGATGCTGGTCGACGGCGACCGGCTGGCCCCCTCGGAGATCCGGTGCCGGCCGATCGCGCACGAGGTGATGTCCGACATCCTCCGTCGCACACGTGGTGCGCCGCCCGCGCCGATTGCGGAGTTGGCTGAGCACATGGGTGTCGGCATATGAGTGGGTTGGTGGCCGGATGACCGGGCAACCCCAGCGCAGAGTCCTGTACGTGATCGCCTGTGGGTCCCCGTTGGCCCGCAACGTCGACCGGCTGGTGGCACTCGCCCAGCAGGACGGCTGGGTGGTCTGCGTGGTGAGTACGCCGGACGGGCGCAAGTTCGTCGACGTACCGGCGATCGAGGAGCAGACCGGTTATCCGGTCCGTTCGACGTACAAGTCCCCGGGTGATCCGGACCTGCTGCCGCCGGCCGACGCGATGATCGTCGCCCCGGCCACGGTCAACACGGTCAACAAGTGGGCGGTCGGGATCACCGACAGCCTCGCCCTGGGCTTGTTGATCGAGGGACAGGGGTTGGGGCTGCCGATCGTGGCGATGCCGTTCACCAACGCCGCCATGGCCACCCACCCGGCCTTCCGGACCAGCCTGGACCGGCTGCGCGGGTGGGACGTGACGGTGCTGTTCGGCGACGACGTGCTGCCGCCGTTCGCCCCCGGCAGCGGTGCGCACTACCTCGACCAGTACCCCTGGGAGCTGGGGCGCGACGCCCTGCGGGCCCGATGCGCGGTCAACGGCCTCCCCGGCTGAGCGCCCCGACCGGCCCGGCCCCGGCCCGGTCGGCGGTGGTGCGACCGGACCGACCGGGCGAACCGGCCGGGCCGATCGAGCCGGCACCACGGTCGACGGGCCGACGCCGGTAAGCTGGGCCGCCGTGGGAACAACTGGATCCGAGACGTCGAGCGTGGCCGAAGTGGTGGCCGCGCTGGACCGTCGTTACCCGCCGGCCTGGGCCGAGCAGTGGGATCGGGTCGGGTTGGTGCTCGGCGACCCCGAGGCGCCCGTACGCCGGGTCGCCTGCGTGGTCGACTGCGTGCCGGAGACCGTGGCCGAGGCACTGGCCCGGGGGGCGGACCTGATCGTCGCCCACCATCCGCTGCTGCTGCGCGGAGTGTCGTCGGTCGCGGCGACGACGTACAAGGGTCGGATCGTGCACCAGTTGATCAAAAACGACGTCGCCCTGTACGTCGCGCACACCAACGCCGACGTCGCCGACCCGGGCGTCTCCGACGCGCTCGCCGCCCGGCTCGGCCTCACCGACCTGCGCCCGCTGCGTCCGGCCACCGGCCCGGCGGCGGGAGCGGGACGGGGCGCCGGGCGGATCGGCCGGCTGCCCCGACCGATGACGCTGACCGACCTGACCCGGTACGCGGCCGACGCGCTCCCGCCCACCACCTGGGGCGTACGCGCCGCCGGTGACCCGGACCGGGTGATCCACACCATCGCGGTCAGCGGCGGCGCGGGCGACGGTTACCTCGACGACGCGCGCACCGCCGGGGTGGACGCCTTCCTCACCGCCGACCTGCGTCACCACCCCGCCAGCGAGTACCTGGCCGAGGGCGGCCCGGCGCTGCTGGACGCCGCCCACTGGGCCACCGAACGTCCCTGGTTGGATGATCTCGCGGCCCACCTGCGGGAACACCTGCCCGTCAGCGCGTACGTGTCCGACCTGGACACCGACCCGTGGACGGTCCGGGCCGGATCGCCGTCCCACGGCGCCCCCGCACCACCCGTCACCCCCGTACCTTCGCCTGTGGCCGCCGTACCTCCCGTGCACGCCGCATCCCCCGTGGACAAGGAGCACCTTCTGTGAAGGCCAACCCGCAAGAGCAGCGTCGCCTGCTGGACCTGCAAGCGATCGACACCCAGCTCGCCCAGCTCGCGCACCGGCGCCGCACCCTGCCGGAGCACGCGGAGTTGGAGGCGCTGGCCCGGCAGCTCTCCGCGCTCGAGGACGAGCGGGTACGCGCCCAGGTGGCGGTCGACGACCTCGACCGGGACATCAACCGGATGGAAAAGGACATCGACCAGGTTCGGGCCCGCAAGGACCGGGACCAGGCACGGTTGACCGTCGGTTCCGGCCCGGCCCGCGAACTGGAGGCGATCCAGCACGAGCTCAACTCGCTCAACCGGCGGCAGAGCGAGCTGGAGGACACCGAGCTGGAGCTGATGGAGCAGCGGGAAACCGCCCAGGGTGTGCTGGACGGGATCCTGGAGCGGTTGACCACGACCCGGGAGACGCGCGAGGCGACCGAGCAGCGGCGGGCCCAGTCGCTGGCCGACATCGCCAAGGAGGAGGAGTTCAAGGCCGGCGCGCGGCAGCCGCTCTCAGCGGACCTCCCGGCGGACCTGGTGGCCCTCTACGACAAGATCCGCGAGACCTCCGGTGGGCTCGGCGCGGCGCTGATGACCCACGGCCGGTGCGGCGGGTGCCGGCTGGAGCTCTACGGCGCCGACCTGGCCCGGATCAAGGCGGCGGCGCCGGACGAGGTGGTGCGCTGCGAGGAGTGCCGGCGGATCATGGTCCGGACCGCCGAGTCGGGGTTGTGACCGTGTCAGCCCGTCGGCGCCGGAACCGGGCCGAGGTCCACCGTCCGGAGCCCGTGGATCGGGTGCTCGAATGAGCCGCCGGCTGCGGGTGGTGATGGAGGCCGACGGCGGGGCGCGGGGCAATCCGGGTCCGGCCGGCTTCGGCGCGGTGGTCCGGGACGCCGAGTCCGGCGAGGTCCTGGCCGAGCGGTCCGAGTCGATCGGGGTGGCCACGAACAACGTCGCCGAGTACCGGGGCCTGATCGCCGGTCTGGAGGCCGCCGTCGAGCTGGGGGCCGCCGAGATCGACGTACGGATGGACTCCAAGCTCGTCGTCGAGCAGATGTCGGGCCGGTGGCAGATCAAGAACCACGGGCTGCGCCCGCTGGCGGCGCAGGCGGCCACCCTGGTCCGCAAGTTCGAGTCGGTGCGGTACCAGTGGATCCCGCGCGACCAGAACCGGCACGCGGACGCGCTGGCGAACGCGGCGATGGACCTGGCGGCGGGCAGGCCGGAGGTTGCCGAGGCCGGTGCCCTGACCGGGCCGGACGCCTCCGCCCGGGCCCGTGCGCGGGAGGTCGCCGCCCAGGGCTCGACCACCCGCAGTTCGTGGGAGCCGAGGCCGGCGTCGACCGCGACCCGGCTGCTGCTGGTCCGCCACGGCGAGACCGAGCGGACCGCCGAGCGCCGCTACTCCGGCCGGGGCGACGTGCCGCTCTCCGAACGCGGCCTGGCCCAGGCGCGGGCGACGGCCGCCCGGGTGGCCGGGCTGGCACCCTCGGCCGCGGTCGTGGTCAGCTCACCCCTGTCCCGGTGTACGGCCACCGCCGCGATCATCGCCGAGCAGCTCGGCGGCAAACCGGTGGGGATCGAGCCGGACCTGATCGAGTGCGACTTCGGTCGCTGGGAGGGGCACACCTTCGCCGAGGTGCAGGAACGCTGGCCGGGGGAGATGGACGCCTGGCTGGCCTCGCCGGCCGTCGCCCCGCCGGGCGGGGAGTCGTTCCGGGCGGTGACCGGTCGGGTCCGTCGGGCCCAGTCGGCGCTGCTGGCGGCGTACCCGGGGGAGACGGTGGTGGTGGTCTCGCACGTGTCGCCGTTGAAGATCCTGCTCCGGGACGCGCTCGCGGCCGGTGACGCCTTCCTGCACCGCCTCTACCTGGAGCCCGCCGGACTGTCCATCGTGGACTTCTGGCCGGACGGGGGCGTGGCCGTACGCACCGTCAACGACACCGCCCACCTGACCACGATCTAGGCGGTGTGCGGGGCGACGGCGGTGAGGTGGGTGAGCACCAGTCGGGCGAAGGTCGGTCCGTCGTCCACCCACGGGTAGTGGCCGGCCCGGTCCTGCACGACAAGTTCGCCGTACGGGAACAGGTCGGTCAGCGCCCGTGCGGCCGGTGGCGCCGGCATCGGGTCCAGCTCACCGGCCAGCACCAGCACCGGTACGTCCAGCGTCGCCAACGCGGCGCGTACCGCTGCGGTGTCCGGTTCGAAGCCGGCGTAGAAGCCCTCGGTGGCGGCGTCGGCCCGTTCCCAGGCGTCGGCCTCGCGGTGGGCGCGGGCGCGTTCGTCCCACCGGCCGTAGCTGAACGGGGCGGCGGCGAGCCGAAGTGCGGCGGTGTCGGCCAGGCTGGCCCCGCCGGCCACCGCCTCCTGCCAGGTGGCCCGTGCCGCTCGGGCGCCCCGGTACCACCATTCGCCGGCCCGGGCGGCGAGGGCGTCGTCCTGCCCGACCGGCTCGGTCCCGGTGGCCCGCAGGGCCGGGGTGATCAGGAGTAGCCGTTCCAGTCGGTCCGGGAACCGGGCGGCGTAGAGCTGGGCCAGGTCACCACCGGCGGAGTGGCCGAGCAGGCTCATCCGGTCCAGGCCGAGGTGTTGCCGGAGTGCCTCGACGTCGTCGACCAGTCGGTCGCACCGGTAGCTGGCCGGATCGGCCGGCACCTCGGACTCGCCGGTCCCCCGGTGGTCCAACATGATCAGAGTCCGGTACGCGGAGAGCCCGCCGAGTTTGTCCAGATAGGACGACGCGCGTCCGGGGCCGCCCGGTAGGCAGACCAGCGGTGGCCCGGCACCGTGCACGTGGTAGGTCAACTCGGTCGCGTCGTACGAGGGGAACCTCGGCACCCGACCAGCATGCCAGAGTCAGGGCTTGACCGCAGCAGGTGATCAGCAGATCATCGATCTGCAAGGTTTCCTTACAGATCTCAGCTCCTCAGGAGTGTGGATGAATAACCGTCTCGCCCGTCGACTCGGTGTCCTCGTCGTCACCGCGTCTCTGCTGCTCACCGCCGCTCCGCCCACCGTCGCGCAGGCCACCGGCACCAACCGGGCCTCGGACGGTTACTACAAGGTCGGCTACTTCACCCAGTGGGGCATCTACGGCCGGGCGTTCC of the Micromonospora sp. NBC_01796 genome contains:
- a CDS encoding bifunctional DNA primase/polymerase — translated: MWGTTRPPITRLTTLERVRLRRVAVRYAMHGWEVTPGAFLNRQRFVCGRAGCPTTGCHPALEEWEGAASSDPARVGAWWRVRPHAVLLATGYTFDVLEVPAYLGQHVLDASRPHPGVTIPGHDQVRGPVALTPGGRWMFLVRPGDPLRPELDQCLYVVRHGPGSWIPAPPTRLPEGTVRWVVPPEEVRWQLPDSYAVQELLVDALQAHTPAIPVALLPGRLPAPRRGY
- a CDS encoding helix-turn-helix domain-containing protein, translating into MDELPIGRRVAYWRGRRKLSQQVFADRLGKSKSWVDKVERGVRRLDKFSVLYEIADVLTIDVQLLLGKDPERRTDALNCIDEVEVEEIRAALERYVSMSKYFDAQVVPPPLPEFRKAVSHAWLTYQYARYGVLTRALPKLLRDAQAADAYYTGDDGQLAASLLGQVYQIASSALRKLGEHELAWLAADRSMAVSVRADDQLLAGVATYRVGNALLALGRARSALEVNVNIANRLAPGGTNGADPDRLSVYGMLLLQGAMAAARLGDNATVRDLIRGAEEASNALGSDQNYYWTSFGPTNLELHRAAAAVELGEGRQAVETHEQRIDKRRFAALLPERRAHHLLDIARGFAQIGDVSSAGEMLVDGDRLAPSEIRCRPIAHEVMSDILRRTRGAPPAPIAELAEHMGVGI
- a CDS encoding flavoprotein, which encodes MTGQPQRRVLYVIACGSPLARNVDRLVALAQQDGWVVCVVSTPDGRKFVDVPAIEEQTGYPVRSTYKSPGDPDLLPPADAMIVAPATVNTVNKWAVGITDSLALGLLIEGQGLGLPIVAMPFTNAAMATHPAFRTSLDRLRGWDVTVLFGDDVLPPFAPGSGAHYLDQYPWELGRDALRARCAVNGLPG
- a CDS encoding Nif3-like dinuclear metal center hexameric protein, yielding MVAALDRRYPPAWAEQWDRVGLVLGDPEAPVRRVACVVDCVPETVAEALARGADLIVAHHPLLLRGVSSVAATTYKGRIVHQLIKNDVALYVAHTNADVADPGVSDALAARLGLTDLRPLRPATGPAAGAGRGAGRIGRLPRPMTLTDLTRYAADALPPTTWGVRAAGDPDRVIHTIAVSGGAGDGYLDDARTAGVDAFLTADLRHHPASEYLAEGGPALLDAAHWATERPWLDDLAAHLREHLPVSAYVSDLDTDPWTVRAGSPSHGAPAPPVTPVPSPVAAVPPVHAASPVDKEHLL
- a CDS encoding zinc ribbon domain-containing protein, yielding MKANPQEQRRLLDLQAIDTQLAQLAHRRRTLPEHAELEALARQLSALEDERVRAQVAVDDLDRDINRMEKDIDQVRARKDRDQARLTVGSGPARELEAIQHELNSLNRRQSELEDTELELMEQRETAQGVLDGILERLTTTRETREATEQRRAQSLADIAKEEEFKAGARQPLSADLPADLVALYDKIRETSGGLGAALMTHGRCGGCRLELYGADLARIKAAAPDEVVRCEECRRIMVRTAESGL
- a CDS encoding bifunctional RNase H/acid phosphatase → MSRRLRVVMEADGGARGNPGPAGFGAVVRDAESGEVLAERSESIGVATNNVAEYRGLIAGLEAAVELGAAEIDVRMDSKLVVEQMSGRWQIKNHGLRPLAAQAATLVRKFESVRYQWIPRDQNRHADALANAAMDLAAGRPEVAEAGALTGPDASARARAREVAAQGSTTRSSWEPRPASTATRLLLVRHGETERTAERRYSGRGDVPLSERGLAQARATAARVAGLAPSAAVVVSSPLSRCTATAAIIAEQLGGKPVGIEPDLIECDFGRWEGHTFAEVQERWPGEMDAWLASPAVAPPGGESFRAVTGRVRRAQSALLAAYPGETVVVVSHVSPLKILLRDALAAGDAFLHRLYLEPAGLSIVDFWPDGGVAVRTVNDTAHLTTI
- a CDS encoding alpha/beta fold hydrolase; amino-acid sequence: MPRFPSYDATELTYHVHGAGPPLVCLPGGPGRASSYLDKLGGLSAYRTLIMLDHRGTGESEVPADPASYRCDRLVDDVEALRQHLGLDRMSLLGHSAGGDLAQLYAARFPDRLERLLLITPALRATGTEPVGQDDALAARAGEWWYRGARAARATWQEAVAGGASLADTAALRLAAAPFSYGRWDERARAHREADAWERADAATEGFYAGFEPDTAAVRAALATLDVPVLVLAGELDPMPAPPAARALTDLFPYGELVVQDRAGHYPWVDDGPTFARLVLTHLTAVAPHTA